Sequence from the Bremerella volcania genome:
GGGATCGAAATCAGTTGGAATCGTGTACGGCCGCGAAATATCGAAACGGTTCGCGCCCTGATTGATCATGCCCCGATCCCCCATAATGCCGAAGTGCTGCGTGACCGCTGGCGAGCGGAAAACGGCTTCACCCCTGAAGACAAAGTGATCGGCATCGTCGGCGATGTTTGCCCGCGGAAGAATCACCTGCTGCTGCTCAAGGCCATGCCCGAGATTCTGCGGCGAGTTCCCAGCGCGAAAGTTGCCGTGATCGGTAATCGCTTCCCGAATTACATGCGGAAGATCGACGCCAGGATCCGACAGTTGGATCTCCAGAACGAATTCCGCTTCGTCGATTTTCAACACGACATCCCCAACATGATGCGGGCCATCGACCTGTTGGTCGCTTGTCCCACTCAGGAAGCGTTCGGCCTGACGCCTCCCGAAGCGATGGCCGCGTTCAAACCCGTCGTCGCCACCCGCGTCGGCGGGCTGATCGAGAGCGTCGTCGACGGCGAGACCGGCTACCTGGTCCCCAGCAACAACGCCGCTGCATTGTCTTCGGCCGTGGCGAAAGTTCTGGAAAACGACGACCTGGCCGAGCAGATGGGAGTCGCTGGCCGAGCCCGCTTCCTCGATATGTTCGACAACTACCGCAACGTGATCCGCCACGAAGAGATCTACACCGACGTCGCTCGGCGGGTTCTTCGCCGCGACGTCTCCAAGCCGGTCACGCTTCCCAAACGGACGACCCCCTCGCTTCCGACCGCTGGCGTGCCGCCGATGGTCTATCATCGCTAACGCGTCCCTCCTCGTATTGCTTCCTCGCTCCGCGAGAGGAACAATAAAAAGAGATGAAGCCTCGCGCGGTTGCGACCCCCACTTGAGTCGTCGCGATAATTCACCTCGTCTACAGCCTCAGCAAGGTAGGTTCGCCATGAACGCCCCAACGAATGTCGATCTATTCTCGGGCGCAATCGCTCGTCTCGACAAAGCGTTTCAATATGCCGACATCGATGCCGAAGCGCTCGAACGTCTGAAACACCCCAAGCAGATCCTGCAGGTCTCGGTGCCTGTTCGCATGGACGATGGTTCTCTGAAAATCTTCACCGGCTATCGCGTACGCCACGATGACACCCGGGGACCAACCAAAGGTGGCCTGCGGTACTCACCAAACGTCGATATCTCGGAAGTCAAAGCACTCGCGTTTTGGATGACCTTCAAGTGCGCCGTGATGAACATCCCCTACGGCGGTGCGAAAGGGGGCATCTGTGTGAACCCGAAAGAGCTTTCGCGACTGGAACTCGAGCGGCTCTCGCGCGGTTTCATCGAACAGATCGCCGACTTCATCGGCCCCGAGACCGACATCCCCGCCCCAGACATGTACACCAACGCCATGATCATGGGCTGGATGATGGACGAGTATTCGAAGATCCATCGTCGCCATACGCCAGGCGTGATCACCGGCAAACCGATTCCCCTCGGCGGCAGCCAAGGACGCGAAGAGGCCACCGGACGCGGTGCTTACTACTGCATCAAGGAACTCGAAAAGAAACGTGACTGGGTCCCCAAGAAGACACGCGTGGCAGTACAAGGTTTCGGTAACGCCGGTCAAAGCATCGCGCGGCTGCTGCATGCCGATGGTTATCAAATAGTCGCCGTCAGCGATTCGCGCGGCGGGATCTACAAGCCGGAAGGGTTCGATATCCCCAGCTTGATTCAGATCAAAAACGAATCACGGCGTCTGCAGGCCGTATACTGCACCGGTTCGGTTTGCGAAGCGGTCCCGTCGAAGTCGATCACCAACGAACAGCTCTTGGAACTGGACGTCGACGTTCTCATTCCCGCTGCGTTGGAAGACGTGATTACGGTTTCCAACGCCAATCAGATCAAAGCTCCGGTCATCGTTGAAGTGGCCAACGGCCCCACCACCGGCGAGGCAGACGAGATCCTCAACGAGCGTGGGAAGTTAGTCGTGCCGGACATCCTGGCCAATGCCGGGGGTGTGACGGTCAGCTACTTTGAATGGGTGCAGAACCAACAAGGGTTCTACTGGAGCCTGGAAGAGGTGCAGCAACGGCTGCATGCGATGATGACCCAGGAGTTCAACCACGTGTACGACTGGATGATCGAAAAAAGGATCGACATGCGCACGGCGGCCTACGCGGTGGCGCTCTCGCGAATCGGCGCAGCGATCGCTTCGCTAGGAACCGCCCAGTATTTCTCCGACAACGATTCGTAAAATTGTACATTTAGCAGGTTGGCGGGAAATCCTTCGTCGTTCAGAATAGAGGCACCCCTGGTTTGCCTCTTTTGTCTTTGAACGTCCGGAAGGATTTTCCATGTCTCTGCTTCGCTTGGTCGCCGTCGCGATGGTCACACTTGCCGCGATTCCCACTTCCCTGATCGCCCAAGACAGTACGGCCGCAGCCCAACTGCACCA
This genomic interval carries:
- a CDS encoding glycosyltransferase family 4 protein, whose protein sequence is MKIVQLISGIGVNGAIIQCLRLAEGLAKRGHDVTLVGRENSWIHQQLPGTNVKFHASDLQRWPFHDLKAIAKWVKEERIDIVHTHNTSGQIFGAMLKMFTKVPVVATAHHTKLHAYWMLKDFVIANSDHTRGIEISWNRVRPRNIETVRALIDHAPIPHNAEVLRDRWRAENGFTPEDKVIGIVGDVCPRKNHLLLLKAMPEILRRVPSAKVAVIGNRFPNYMRKIDARIRQLDLQNEFRFVDFQHDIPNMMRAIDLLVACPTQEAFGLTPPEAMAAFKPVVATRVGGLIESVVDGETGYLVPSNNAAALSSAVAKVLENDDLAEQMGVAGRARFLDMFDNYRNVIRHEEIYTDVARRVLRRDVSKPVTLPKRTTPSLPTAGVPPMVYHR
- a CDS encoding Glu/Leu/Phe/Val family dehydrogenase gives rise to the protein MNAPTNVDLFSGAIARLDKAFQYADIDAEALERLKHPKQILQVSVPVRMDDGSLKIFTGYRVRHDDTRGPTKGGLRYSPNVDISEVKALAFWMTFKCAVMNIPYGGAKGGICVNPKELSRLELERLSRGFIEQIADFIGPETDIPAPDMYTNAMIMGWMMDEYSKIHRRHTPGVITGKPIPLGGSQGREEATGRGAYYCIKELEKKRDWVPKKTRVAVQGFGNAGQSIARLLHADGYQIVAVSDSRGGIYKPEGFDIPSLIQIKNESRRLQAVYCTGSVCEAVPSKSITNEQLLELDVDVLIPAALEDVITVSNANQIKAPVIVEVANGPTTGEADEILNERGKLVVPDILANAGGVTVSYFEWVQNQQGFYWSLEEVQQRLHAMMTQEFNHVYDWMIEKRIDMRTAAYAVALSRIGAAIASLGTAQYFSDNDS